In Macrobrachium rosenbergii isolate ZJJX-2024 chromosome 16, ASM4041242v1, whole genome shotgun sequence, a single genomic region encodes these proteins:
- the LOC136847341 gene encoding RNA-binding protein lark-like, which translates to MPPKTKIFVGKLPPTCKDFELRKLFERYGEVTECSILGNYAFVHMKTEDQAAAAIRNLNNWDLNGFKISVEQSTGEKRAGGGMGGGRGGMGGFRGRGGPMRGRGMPRPGPYDRRPPMGDRFGPPPPGPPPAPPMRNGYYDDYERRDRRPLPPPGSGLDRRPPPPPMPREPAYRDPYDRYDSYDRMPPPPMGRRTPPPMDRRPPPMGYDRRDDPYSDMYGPRADRDIYGGGRDMFPPRGRSPPRRSPPRRYPGPPRDMPPRRF; encoded by the exons ATGCCTCCcaagacaaaaatatttgttgGCAAGTTGCCTCCAACTTGCAAGGATTTTGAACTtcgaaaattatttgaaag ATATGGTGAGGTTACAGAATGCTCAATTCTCGGCAATTACGCATTTGTTCACATGAAAACAGAGGAccaggcagcagcagcaatcAGAAATTTAAACAATTGGGATCTGAATGGCTTCAAAATCAGTGTTGAG CAATCTACAGGTGAAAAGAGAGCTGGTGGGGGAATGGGTGGTGGTCGAGGTGGTATGGGTGGGTTTAGAGGCCGTGGTGGACCCATGAGAGGTCGTGGCATGCCACGTCCTGGCCCATATGACAGAAGACCTCCTATGGGTGATAGATttggtcctcctcctccaggcCCACCTCCAGCACCTCCAATGAGAAATGgatattatgatgattatgaaaGACGCGACAGACGGCCTCTGCCACCCCCAGGAAGTGGTCTTGATAGACGCCCACCACCTCCCCCAATGCCAAGGGAACCAGCATACAGAGACCCTTACGACAGATATGATTCATATGATCGTATGCCCCCACCACCTATGGGCAGACGAACACCACCCCCAATGGACCGAAGACCACCTCCAATGGGCTATGACCGAAGAGATGATCCTTACAGTGATATGTATGGGCCAAGGGCAGA CCGTGATATTTATGGAGGTGGAAGGGATATGTTCCCACCTCGCGGACGTTCTCCACCCAGACGTAGTCCACCCCGTCG CTACCCCGGTCCTCCCCGTGACATGCCCCCCAGACGCTTTTAG